A single genomic interval of Natronolimnobius sp. AArcel1 harbors:
- a CDS encoding helix-turn-helix domain-containing protein, translated as MGETADQSTVCTWNDTGHDGAGGCVPQQLLEALTDETARKIYLSLEEPATVSEICETCDVSQSTAYRKITELHEAGLILRFDHRSGGVATQYVQSMDRVVVTYGNPIQIECVVQGLSMHCELEP; from the coding sequence ATGGGTGAAACAGCCGACCAGTCGACAGTCTGTACGTGGAACGACACTGGCCACGATGGCGCTGGTGGCTGTGTGCCACAGCAACTGCTCGAGGCGCTCACGGACGAGACAGCGCGTAAGATCTATCTGTCGCTCGAGGAACCAGCAACCGTCAGCGAGATTTGCGAGACGTGTGACGTGTCCCAATCAACGGCATACCGAAAGATCACCGAGTTACACGAGGCAGGACTGATACTACGATTTGATCACCGCTCCGGTGGCGTTGCCACACAGTACGTTCAGTCGATGGATCGCGTCGTCGTCACCTACGGCAATCCGATACAGATCGAGTGTGTCGTACAGGGACTCTCGATGCATTGTGAACTCGAACCGTGA
- a CDS encoding glutaredoxin — translation MVTLYELDGCPYCETVADRLEELDIEYESVWVDALHSERNEVKRVSGQRGVPVIVDDDYGVTMPESAHILEYLEQTYA, via the coding sequence ATGGTCACACTGTACGAACTGGACGGCTGTCCCTACTGTGAAACCGTTGCCGACCGCCTCGAGGAACTGGATATCGAGTACGAAAGCGTCTGGGTCGACGCCTTACACTCTGAGCGAAACGAAGTCAAGCGCGTCTCGGGCCAGCGCGGTGTCCCCGTCATCGTCGACGACGACTACGGCGTCACGATGCCCGAATCTGCACACATCCTCGAGTATCTCGAGCAGACGTACGCCTGA
- a CDS encoding HIT domain-containing protein, whose translation MEQVFAPWRIEWIKREDKNGDIDGCVFCAFPEQTADRENLLVARSEHAFVLLNNYPYNPGHVMVIPRAHTGDYTALSDDQLLDHARLKQRTFDALEKAMEPDGFNAGLNLGDGAGGSIDDHLHTHVVPRWEGDTNFMPVLSDTSVIVEALEETYDRLHDAFATQDGATIPDENSAVVFE comes from the coding sequence ATGGAGCAGGTGTTTGCGCCGTGGCGGATCGAGTGGATCAAACGCGAGGACAAAAACGGCGATATCGACGGCTGTGTGTTCTGTGCGTTCCCCGAGCAGACGGCTGACAGAGAGAACTTACTCGTCGCGCGCAGCGAGCACGCGTTCGTGTTATTGAACAACTATCCGTACAACCCGGGCCACGTCATGGTCATCCCGCGGGCACACACCGGTGACTACACAGCCCTCTCTGACGATCAACTACTGGATCACGCCCGACTGAAACAGCGCACGTTCGACGCCCTCGAGAAGGCGATGGAACCGGATGGGTTCAACGCAGGACTCAACCTCGGCGACGGCGCGGGTGGCTCAATCGACGATCACTTGCACACGCACGTCGTCCCGCGCTGGGAGGGCGACACCAACTTCATGCCGGTGCTCAGTGACACCTCGGTCATCGTCGAGGCGCTCGAGGAGACCTACGACCGTCTTCACGATGCGTTTGCAACACAGGATGGGGCAACGATTCCCGATGAAAACAGCGCAGTCGTCTTCGAGTGA
- the map gene encoding type II methionyl aminopeptidase — protein sequence MAASDEDVDLESEQYEKHREAGEILAQVREETADRVEVGASHLEIAEYAEDRIRELGGKPAFPVNISIDEEAAHATPSIDDDSTFGEEMINLDIGVHVDGWLADTAITVDLSGNPELAEASEQALEAALDVIEPGVNTGDIGAEIEDVINGYGYNPVVNLTGHGLGHWEQHTGPNIPNRAVSQGTTLEVGDVVAIEPFATDGGGKVTEGASEEIFALEHEGSVRNRQARDALDQITDEFRTLPFATRWLETDRPEMALRRLKRNSIVHGYPVLKEDDGHLVSQKEHTIIVTPDGCEVTTKSR from the coding sequence ATGGCTGCATCCGACGAAGACGTCGACCTCGAGTCCGAGCAGTACGAAAAACACCGCGAAGCAGGCGAGATTCTCGCCCAGGTTCGCGAGGAAACTGCTGATCGAGTTGAGGTCGGCGCGAGCCACCTCGAGATCGCAGAGTACGCCGAAGACCGGATTCGAGAACTCGGGGGAAAACCCGCGTTCCCGGTCAACATCTCGATTGACGAGGAAGCCGCCCACGCAACGCCATCAATCGACGACGACTCGACGTTCGGCGAGGAGATGATCAATCTGGATATCGGTGTTCACGTCGACGGCTGGCTCGCTGATACGGCGATTACCGTCGATCTCTCTGGGAATCCGGAACTCGCTGAAGCTTCCGAACAGGCCCTCGAGGCGGCACTCGACGTGATCGAACCGGGCGTCAACACCGGCGATATTGGCGCGGAAATCGAGGATGTGATCAACGGCTACGGCTACAACCCTGTCGTCAACCTCACTGGCCACGGGTTAGGACACTGGGAACAACACACGGGTCCGAACATTCCGAACCGCGCTGTCTCACAGGGAACGACGCTCGAGGTCGGCGATGTCGTCGCGATCGAGCCGTTCGCAACCGACGGTGGTGGCAAGGTGACGGAGGGTGCCAGCGAGGAGATTTTCGCGCTCGAGCACGAGGGTTCCGTCCGAAATCGGCAGGCACGTGATGCCTTGGACCAGATCACCGACGAGTTCCGAACGCTTCCGTTTGCGACGCGCTGGCTCGAGACGGATCGTCCGGAGATGGCACTGCGCCGGCTCAAGCGAAACAGCATCGTCCACGGCTATCCGGTGCTCAAAGAGGATGATGGACACCTCGTTAGCCAGAAAGAACACACAATCATCGTCACTCCGGATGGCTGTGAGGTGACGACGAAGTCACGATAA
- a CDS encoding isoaspartyl peptidase/L-asparaginase: protein MQVLVHGGAGSAPDDPEPRQEVLERAAETGSSEVDPVDAVEQAVHVLESSPRFNAGVGSAVQSDGDIRTDAGLMTDDRDVGAACSMPGVEHAVSVARVVMEETPHGFIAGEQAVSLADAFGIETGVDLWSERTREKWADLEAPTGGTKAELEWITERYGASDPGGRDRSGEQSGDASDRDSHDHDTVGAVAFDGDRLAAATSTGGRWLALAGRVGDVPQVGAGFYCSPAAAVSATGAGEDIARVTLSRRVARHVERGLEADTAASLAIEEFAELTGSTAGVIVLDARGTLGSAYNSDAMQTASRTT from the coding sequence ATGCAGGTACTCGTCCACGGCGGTGCTGGCAGCGCCCCTGACGATCCAGAACCAAGACAAGAAGTCCTCGAGCGCGCAGCCGAAACTGGTTCGAGCGAAGTCGACCCGGTCGATGCAGTCGAGCAGGCAGTCCACGTCCTCGAGTCCTCGCCGCGGTTCAACGCGGGCGTTGGCAGTGCCGTCCAGAGCGACGGCGACATTCGCACTGATGCAGGGCTGATGACCGACGACCGGGACGTCGGGGCAGCGTGTTCGATGCCCGGCGTCGAGCATGCGGTCAGCGTCGCTCGCGTCGTGATGGAGGAGACACCACACGGCTTCATTGCTGGCGAACAGGCCGTCTCGCTGGCCGATGCGTTCGGTATCGAGACTGGTGTCGATCTCTGGTCGGAACGCACACGCGAGAAGTGGGCCGATCTCGAGGCTCCAACTGGGGGCACAAAGGCCGAACTCGAGTGGATCACAGAGCGGTACGGGGCGTCGGATCCGGGTGGCAGAGATCGAAGTGGCGAACAGTCTGGCGACGCGTCGGATCGGGACTCACACGATCACGACACTGTCGGCGCAGTCGCGTTCGACGGCGACAGACTCGCTGCGGCGACCTCGACAGGTGGGCGCTGGCTCGCGCTTGCCGGTCGCGTTGGCGACGTGCCACAGGTCGGTGCGGGCTTTTACTGTTCGCCCGCGGCGGCGGTGAGCGCGACCGGGGCTGGCGAAGACATCGCGCGTGTCACCCTCTCGAGACGCGTCGCACGCCACGTTGAACGCGGTCTCGAGGCGGACACGGCCGCCTCGCTCGCAATCGAGGAATTTGCAGAACTCACCGGTTCGACGGCGGGCGTGATCGTCCTCGACGCTCGCGGGACGCTTGGCTCGGCGTACAATAGTGACGCAATGCAGACGGCGTCTCGAACGACGTAA
- a CDS encoding anthranilate phosphoribosyltransferase, whose translation MARTAQEFGDWPLKRLMTEVVGSGPKSADDMSREQAREALQRIFAGEPEETTLGAFWLANRWKRNTPEELAGYTDVMREESVITAEPECDPVDCGANYDGKHTSALLGVGAGVVAAAAGTPVVVHSGDGVPTQKETAYKHVLDELGVRIDLEPEESADMVDETGFGFYYQPAFNPAIDDLYDRRDEMGVRTFINTIETVANPANADVHLGSFYHLAFAKKLTSLIQDSAELEYSRAIFFQGMEGYDDIRPGYTKVAEWNDSEARSASDDASGDEPRAGDDLEDFEIETADYGMEMDSDDLAVDDVRSDSAAITETVLAGDRDDHFADAIALNAAFRIYARDDVSDLETGLERARTVIDDGSAAAVLEDLRAF comes from the coding sequence ATGGCACGGACAGCACAGGAATTCGGTGATTGGCCGCTCAAACGGCTTATGACCGAGGTCGTCGGCTCGGGGCCAAAATCGGCCGACGATATGTCTCGCGAGCAAGCACGTGAAGCGCTCCAACGAATCTTCGCCGGAGAACCCGAGGAAACGACCCTCGGTGCATTCTGGCTGGCAAATCGCTGGAAGCGAAACACGCCCGAAGAACTTGCGGGCTATACCGACGTCATGCGCGAGGAGTCGGTTATCACCGCCGAACCCGAGTGTGACCCCGTCGACTGTGGCGCGAACTACGACGGCAAACACACCTCCGCCCTCCTCGGTGTCGGGGCTGGCGTCGTCGCCGCTGCTGCAGGTACCCCCGTCGTCGTCCACTCCGGCGACGGCGTCCCGACACAGAAAGAAACCGCCTACAAACACGTCCTCGACGAACTCGGCGTCCGAATCGATCTCGAGCCCGAGGAAAGCGCCGACATGGTCGACGAGACCGGCTTCGGCTTCTACTACCAACCAGCGTTCAACCCCGCCATCGACGACCTCTACGACCGACGCGACGAGATGGGCGTCCGAACGTTTATCAACACCATCGAAACCGTCGCCAACCCCGCCAACGCCGACGTCCATCTCGGCTCGTTCTACCACCTCGCGTTCGCGAAGAAGTTGACCAGTCTAATCCAAGACAGCGCCGAACTCGAGTACTCCCGCGCGATCTTTTTCCAGGGCATGGAAGGCTACGACGATATTCGCCCAGGATATACGAAAGTCGCCGAATGGAACGACAGCGAGGCGCGTAGCGCCTCGGACGATGCGAGCGGCGACGAGCCGCGAGCAGGCGACGACCTCGAGGACTTCGAAATCGAAACCGCAGACTACGGCATGGAGATGGACAGCGATGACCTCGCCGTCGACGATGTCCGCAGCGACTCCGCGGCCATCACCGAGACCGTCCTCGCCGGCGACCGCGACGACCACTTCGCCGACGCAATCGCGCTCAACGCCGCGTTTCGGATCTATGCCCGCGACGACGTGTCTGACCTCGAGACCGGCCTCGAGCGAGCGCGCACTGTGATTGACGATGGCAGCGCAGCGGCCGTCCTCGAGGACCTGCGCGCGTTCTGA
- a CDS encoding FxsA family protein, with product MLRWILALLFIPFLDAVLLAIVVSQTSYLGWVGMVLLVVLTGLVGMLFVRMEGRRTLGKMQQSLAQGQPPTNELLDGGLLIAAGAFLLTPGLVTDAIGFLLVLPITRIPIRAGLKRFVIVPYADKKTDGLASGVVWTYGFPDEDAPGNATGTAGSSSAGTAGNGAAGTYDLGSDSYTVEGESNSTERYRVDLGTERTRDADEDSESDDGDGVSR from the coding sequence ATGCTCCGGTGGATCCTCGCGTTGTTGTTCATCCCGTTTCTCGACGCCGTCTTGCTGGCAATTGTGGTCAGCCAGACGTCGTATCTCGGCTGGGTTGGGATGGTCTTGCTCGTCGTCCTGACTGGCCTCGTCGGGATGTTATTCGTGCGGATGGAGGGCCGTCGCACCCTCGGAAAGATGCAACAGTCGCTCGCACAGGGCCAGCCGCCGACGAACGAACTGCTCGACGGCGGGCTACTCATCGCCGCCGGTGCGTTCCTGTTGACGCCCGGGCTGGTCACCGACGCGATTGGATTCTTGCTCGTCCTCCCGATAACCCGAATCCCGATCCGCGCCGGCCTCAAGCGCTTCGTGATCGTCCCCTACGCGGACAAGAAGACCGACGGCCTTGCAAGCGGCGTCGTCTGGACCTACGGCTTCCCGGATGAGGATGCCCCGGGTAACGCAACTGGTACGGCTGGCTCGAGCAGCGCTGGAACCGCTGGCAACGGTGCTGCCGGCACCTATGATCTCGGCAGTGATTCCTATACTGTCGAGGGTGAGAGCAACTCGACCGAGCGCTATCGCGTCGATCTCGGGACCGAACGCACACGCGATGCAGACGAGGATTCGGAATCGGACGATGGCGACGGGGTTTCTCGGTAG
- a CDS encoding carboxypeptidase M32: MASEQAHDERADTYDEFESRVERISNIGNAAGILRWDQEVVMPEAGTPARAQQLSTLSSLSHELLTAEETGELLEALESDDLSDEQAAVVREVRRQYDRETSVPGELVEKLSETTTNAHPKWKEAKENDDFEAFAPVLEELVELKREYANHIDPDADPYAVLFADYEPYIDLETAEQVLERLRDELVPLIDEIQASDTELTTDAFAGTFDDDDQEALARDVLDSLGYDWSRGRLDTAPHPFSSGTQFDARVTTRFEEDDLLGSITSTIHEFGHANYTIGLPDEGYGTPLGESRDLSVHESQSRLWENHVGRSRPFWEQFLPIARERFPELEEISPEAAYESANQVYDDNLIRVEADELTYHLHIVIRFEIERDLISGDLAVSDVPEVWNDKYEEYLGVRPETDAEGCLQDIHWSHGSFGYFPTYSLGSVLAAQLYAAAEDDLGEFDDQIREGEFDELNGWLRENIHQHGKQFTTPDLIEHATGEGFTADYFLEYVTSKYGELYDL; encoded by the coding sequence ATGGCAAGTGAGCAGGCCCATGACGAGCGGGCCGATACCTACGACGAGTTCGAATCGCGCGTCGAACGAATTTCTAATATCGGCAACGCGGCCGGCATCCTGCGCTGGGATCAGGAAGTCGTCATGCCCGAGGCGGGGACGCCCGCCCGGGCCCAGCAGCTCTCAACGCTGTCGTCGCTCAGCCACGAACTGCTGACCGCCGAGGAAACTGGCGAGCTACTCGAGGCACTCGAGTCCGATGATCTCTCCGACGAGCAGGCTGCAGTCGTCCGCGAGGTCCGTCGCCAGTACGACCGCGAGACGAGCGTCCCCGGCGAACTCGTCGAGAAACTCTCGGAGACGACGACGAACGCCCATCCGAAGTGGAAAGAAGCCAAGGAAAACGATGATTTCGAGGCATTTGCGCCCGTTCTCGAGGAACTCGTCGAACTCAAACGCGAGTACGCGAACCACATCGATCCGGACGCCGACCCCTACGCGGTCCTGTTCGCCGACTACGAACCCTATATCGACCTCGAGACGGCAGAACAGGTCCTCGAACGCCTACGTGACGAACTCGTTCCGCTGATCGACGAAATTCAAGCGAGTGACACCGAGTTGACCACGGACGCGTTCGCGGGGACATTCGACGACGACGATCAGGAGGCACTCGCTCGCGACGTACTCGATTCGCTGGGCTACGACTGGTCGCGCGGCCGCCTCGACACCGCACCGCATCCGTTCTCCTCGGGGACGCAGTTCGACGCACGCGTGACGACCCGATTCGAGGAAGACGACCTGCTCGGCTCGATTACGTCGACCATTCACGAGTTCGGCCACGCGAACTACACCATCGGCCTGCCCGACGAGGGCTACGGTACGCCATTAGGTGAGTCTCGAGACCTCTCTGTCCACGAATCCCAGTCGCGCCTCTGGGAAAATCACGTCGGGCGCTCGCGGCCGTTCTGGGAGCAGTTCCTCCCGATTGCACGCGAGCGATTCCCCGAACTCGAGGAGATTTCTCCCGAAGCGGCCTACGAGTCCGCAAATCAGGTGTACGACGACAACCTGATCCGCGTCGAGGCGGACGAACTTACCTACCACCTCCACATCGTCATCCGCTTCGAGATCGAACGCGATCTCATCTCGGGCGACCTCGCCGTTTCCGACGTGCCCGAAGTTTGGAACGACAAGTACGAGGAGTATCTCGGTGTTCGCCCCGAAACCGACGCCGAGGGCTGCCTCCAGGACATTCACTGGTCCCACGGCTCCTTTGGCTACTTCCCGACGTACTCGCTTGGCTCCGTGCTCGCAGCCCAACTGTACGCTGCCGCCGAGGACGACCTTGGGGAGTTCGACGACCAGATCCGCGAGGGCGAATTTGACGAACTCAACGGTTGGCTTCGCGAGAACATCCACCAACACGGCAAACAGTTCACCACGCCCGACCTGATCGAACACGCCACCGGCGAGGGCTTTACGGCTGACTACTTCCTCGAGTACGTCACCTCGAAGTACGGCGAGCTGTACGACCTGTAA
- a CDS encoding EamA family transporter has product MAFPEIDSAVFFGLLTMVTWGIWVVLGNAASESIDPRTAAAISYLVAAPLALGYILVSDASLAITARGGLLAGAAGVFTGIGLISMYIGLSGGSTTVVSTLSAMYFVVAALIGVAILGDEVTITRVAGIAFALIGVILVSQ; this is encoded by the coding sequence ATGGCTTTTCCAGAGATAGATTCGGCTGTGTTCTTTGGGTTACTTACAATGGTGACTTGGGGAATCTGGGTGGTCCTGGGCAACGCTGCGTCGGAGTCTATCGACCCGAGGACGGCCGCCGCAATCTCCTATCTCGTTGCGGCCCCTCTTGCACTCGGATACATCCTCGTTTCGGACGCATCACTTGCCATTACTGCGAGAGGCGGACTGCTCGCTGGTGCGGCCGGCGTGTTCACCGGAATCGGTCTCATTTCGATGTACATCGGCCTTTCTGGAGGATCAACAACCGTTGTTTCGACTCTCAGCGCGATGTATTTCGTCGTCGCGGCTCTCATCGGTGTGGCCATCCTCGGAGACGAAGTTACGATAACGAGAGTTGCTGGGATAGCGTTCGCACTTATTGGAGTTATCTTGGTTTCCCAGTAG
- a CDS encoding ribonuclease HI family protein — protein sequence MTDDPLPAEHRSPLADRVDEVLAAVGYELTAATNAIDDAVPGYGGLFDPQTSRGELRHALEDVLESGLSRPSIPEATGDAFVLYVDGSSRGNPGPAGAGAVIMDSTETQLARLGRPVGSRTGNNTAEYVALQLGLAELFARYEPRTLDVHIDSMTVIRDVWGGNEPTEPGVETYSEAISTALSSVPVHRYTHLADSDPNPADALATVGADIAALGP from the coding sequence ATGACTGACGACCCGCTCCCGGCCGAACACCGGTCGCCGCTTGCTGACCGCGTTGACGAGGTGCTCGCAGCTGTTGGTTATGAGCTCACCGCGGCTACCAACGCCATCGACGACGCGGTCCCCGGCTACGGCGGGCTTTTCGACCCCCAAACCAGCCGAGGTGAGTTACGCCACGCACTCGAGGACGTACTCGAGTCGGGCCTCTCGCGGCCGTCCATTCCTGAGGCGACGGGTGATGCGTTCGTCCTCTACGTCGACGGCAGTTCGCGTGGCAACCCCGGTCCGGCAGGTGCGGGCGCGGTCATCATGGACTCCACAGAAACCCAACTCGCCCGTCTCGGTCGTCCCGTTGGCTCTCGGACGGGGAACAACACCGCCGAATACGTCGCCTTGCAACTCGGGCTCGCCGAACTGTTCGCTCGCTACGAGCCACGCACGCTGGATGTCCACATCGATTCGATGACCGTCATCCGAGACGTCTGGGGCGGCAACGAGCCTACAGAACCGGGGGTCGAGACCTACAGCGAGGCTATTTCGACGGCACTCTCGAGCGTCCCCGTCCACCGATATACGCATCTGGCCGACAGCGACCCGAATCCCGCTGACGCGCTGGCGACGGTCGGGGCTGATATTGCGGCACTGGGACCGTGA